The genomic interval TAGAAAGAAATTGACATCCACAGAAATAGCTCTGTTAAATGCAATTAGAGCTCCAGAATAATCTTTCATTTTCTTTTTAGTGGTACCAACATTGTTTAATACAAATGCCAAATTTGGGTTTTTACGCAAGGCAGCTTCATAGTCTTCAATTGCTTTTGGATAATTCTCCTGCATACGGTAACAGCTACCGCGATCATTGTAAGCCATCGGACTTGATGGATCCAATTCAATACTTTTTGTAAAATATTTGATTGCAGCGTTGTAGTCTTGCTGTAAAAATTTCAAAGTACCATAATTGTAATAGGCTTTCGGATTATTAGCATCCAAACGAATAGATTCTTCGTAATCTTTTTCGGATTTTAAATAATCAGATAACCCCTGATAAGCTCTTCCTCTTTGAAAATAAGCTTTGGAATAACCTTTTTGTTTTTCAATTAATGTTGTGAATGTTTTTAGCGCATCCATGTACATTTCAGCTTCATTTTCTGCAACACCTTTGTTGTAATAGGCTGCCGTAAAATTGGGGTCTGAGGAAATGGATTTGTTAAAGGAACCAATTGCTTCTTTAAAGTTTTTTTTGTTGAAAAGCTCAATTCCCTTGTTGTAAGCTTCTTGACTGGCAGCAACAGCTGCATTGTTTTGATTCAATTTGGTAATGGAATCGCGATACCTCATTTCTGCGGCTGTCATATTTTCGGCTTGAGAAAACGACAAAAAACTACAGAATACAGTACCTGCCATCAATGAGATGGATTTTTTCATAGCTTGTAATTTGGTTTAGGGTGATGAATTTAAGAAAATAAATCCCCGCAGAGAGTGAATACTTATCAACACTTTGAATAACCTTCCAATTGTATTCAATTAAGAAAGAATATTCCTTAATTTCGTAATTGATTAGTAAAAACACGATTAAACTAAGAAATTAATGACAATCAAGGACGCATATATAGTGGCTGGGGTAAGAACAGCAATTGGAAATTTTGGAGGAACGCTTTCACCTGTTAGAGCAGATGATTTAGGAGCGCATGTTTTGGCAGAATTGTTGAAAAAAGTTCCAAACTTGGATGCACATGCAATCGAAGATGTCATTCTCGGGTGTGCAAATCAAGCTGGAGAAGATAACAGAAATGTAGCTCGTATGGCGTTACTTTTAGCTGGATATCCAATCTCAGTTGGTGGTGAAACTTTGAATCGCTTGTGTGCATCAGGAATGTCTGCAGCTGTAAATGCTGCAAGAGCCATTCAGGTGGGAGCAGGAGATATTTATGTTGCTGGTGGAGTGGAGCACATGACGCGTGGGCCATGGGTGATGTCGAAAGCTTCATCACCGTTTGGAAGAGATCAGCAATTGTATGATTCTTCTTTCGGATGGCGTTTCATCAATCCTAAAATGGAAGAACTTTATGGAACAGATGCGATGGGTATGACAGCTGAAAATTTGGCTGAACTGCATAATATCTCTCGTGAAGATCAGGATAAATTTGCGGCTTGGTCGCAAGAAAAAGCAGCTAAAGCTCAACAAGCAGGTATTTTAGCGGAAGAAATAGTTGGATTGTCAATTCCTCGTAAGAAACAAGATCCACTGGTTTTTGATAAAGATGAATTCATGAGACCAGAAACTAATTTAGCTACTTTGGGAGCATTGAGAGCTGCCTTTAAAAAGGATGGTTCCGTTACAGCAGGTAACGCTTCTGGTTTAAATGATGGAGCTGCAGCGTTATTATTAGCCTCGGATCAAGGATTGAAAACGCATAACATGAAACCAATTGCTCGAATCGTTTCAGCTGGAATTTCTGGAGTTGAACCCCGTATTATGGGAATTGGGCCTGTTGAAGCTTCTAGAAAAGCATTGGAAAGAGCGGGATTGACATTAGATCAAATGGATGTCTTGGAATTGAATGAAGCATTTGCTGCTCAAGTTTTAGCATGTACTCGAACAATGGGAATTGATGATAACGATTCAAGAATCAATCCAAATGGTGGAGCAATAGCACTTGGACATCCACTTGGAATGTCTGGCTCACGTATTTTATTGGCAGCAGCAAATCAATTGCAAAGAACTGGCGGAAAATATGCATTGGTAACGATGTGTATTGGCGTTGGACAAGGTTATGCTACTATAATAGAACGTGTTTAATTCCAACCTCTTGGTTTTTATGTATCACTAATGTACCATGAAAAAATTCCTTTTTATACTATTAATTGGACTTGCTTTCACTTCGTGTAAAAAACGAGGTAAAGCAATCTGGGATACTGATTGGCAAGTTCCACTTGTTCATGATAGTTTATCGATGTCTAATTTAGTTGCTGATTCATTACTTACAGTTGTTTCAGGAAATTATGTATTGGATGTTGATGCTTCTTTGTTTGAATTTAGACTAAGTGATTTTGTTTCTTTACCTGATACCAGTGTTCAGAATACTTTTAATATGTCTTTGAATATTACAGCTAATCCAGGAACATCCTTTGTTAATAATGTAGAAGAACATGTGATTGATATTGGTGATGCGCAATTAAAAAAAATAAGAGTAAAACAAGGTGGTATTCAATTAAAAGTGTTTAATCCAATTCCTACTAAAACATTCTTCACGATTACACTTCCAGGAGTGACTAGAAATGGGGTGGCACTAACTCAAGAATTTGTGGCTCCAGCTGGTACTGTTTCTGATCCAGGCGTGGCAACTGGTTTTGTTGACTTGAATGGCTATGAGTTAGATTTGACAGGTCAATATGGAACTTCATACAATCGCATACAGTCAAAAATGCTTGTGAAATCTGATCCAGACGGTCCATCGGTAGTCGTTCATACAACGGACATCATTGTGTTTCAATTTACGATGAAAGATGTGGAATTGGATTATGCGCGAGGATATTTCGGAAATCAATTGGTTTCTGATACGGTATATGCACAGATTGATGCCATGAACAATATTTCAGATGGTATTTTGGATGTAGATGCAATGACTTTCGATTTATCGATAGAAAATGGATTGAAAGTAAATGGAAAGTTTAAAATCAACTCCTTGAAAAACATCAATTCAATAGGAAATGTCGTTTCATTAAGTCATCCGAATATTGGAACTTGGAATACGATTAATGCAGCAACAGGTTCTAATGGGAATATTACAGCAAGTAATACCACCTTGAGCTTCACACCTGGAAATAGCAACTTTGAGCAATATGTAGAAAATCATGGTGCGAAGAATGAATTGAGTTTTCAACTTCAAATGAATCCTTGGGGAAATGTTTCTGGTGGTTGGGATGAAATTTATGATGCTCATCCTTTGAAAGTTAAATTGAACGGATTATTTCCGCTGAATGTGGGGCTGAAGGATTTGATTTTCCAAGATACCTTTGCTTTGAGTTTGATTAATGACCCCAATAAAACAAATGTAAAATCTGGTCAAATTTGGATCAATGCGATGAATGCATTTCCATTTGAAGGGGCATTAGAGTTGTATTTGTTAGATGCAAATTATCAAACTGTTGGAATTGTTTCAGGTACGAGTGCCATTGAATCGAGTGTTTTCGGGACAGTAGTCAACGGAATTATGCAGAAGAAAAGCATGGTTTATTTCCCTGTTTCAGAACAACTGTGCGATGATATCTCGAAAGTGAAACACTGTATGATTAAGTTAAAACTGAACACCTATAATGGAACTGGACCAAATAATCAGATCCCAATTCCAGCAAATGCCTTCTTTAGTTTTAAATTGGGAGCAAACCTAACGCTTGAAAATCAGTTATGAAAATGAAACTTTTTTTTGCGCTAGTAGTTACTTTTTCACTTCAATCTTGGGGACAATCTACATTTCCTGTTTTAAGAGATAGCTTGTTCAATAGAAATAGAATCTCCCTTTCGGGCAATTTGGATGTAACAGGAACCTCTTTTCGCAAGGAATTTGTAAATACCCTGTTTTTTGGCGGGTACATCGATTCTGAAATGAAAAGTCGAACTTTGAAATCTCACCGCTTGAATAATCGTGTAGGGATATATGGGACAGGAGAAATTTCGTATGTTGCTGGAGCCAAAAGTTTGTTTAAATCGGGCAAATATACTTGGATGGTGAAAGGTGGGTATTATGCAGTTGGAAATATTAATTACACCAAGGATGTTTATCGACTTACTTTTGAAGGAAATAGTTATTTGGGAGCAGATACCGCAAATTTAACGGGAACAAGACTTTCTGGAATGCAATTTCAAAAAGTGGGATTCGGATTGGTGCATAAAAAAACGGGAAGTTCACTCACTTTGAATGTAGTGAATGTTCAAAATCAATACAGTGGATATATACGAAAAGGGAAAATCAACCAAGACTTAGCAAATAATGTAATCAATGCTGAATTGAATGGAGATGTTACTTTTTCCAATGGAAAACAATTCAATAAAGGAATCGGTTTTGCAGTTGATTTTGACTTGTATTTTAAAGTTCCATGGATGAAAGATTCAGCAACTTTCCAATTTACAGTTCAGAATTTAGGAGCGGCTTATATGTATGAAGCGCAAACACGTTATTCAGCAGATTCAACTTATAAATACAGCGGATTCACATTGGATCAAATTAAAAATAATGGCAATTTGTTTGGGGAGAATTTTTCCCTTTTAGACACGTTGAATGTTGAAAAGAAAGATGTGAAACGTTGGGTAATGGTTCCTGCGTATATTCAAGCTATGAAATTAGTTGATTTGAGATCATCCAAAAAATTACAAAGCTTTTTTGGAATTCGCTTTTATCCAACAATAGGAATTGTTCCAACTGGATTTGTTGGGTTATTTTATCGATTTGTACCTCGTGTTTCTGTTTCTGCGAATGCAGCATTTGGCGGTTCTTCGATTTTTAGAGCAGGATTGTCATTCGCTTATCATGCAGATAAATTAGCGATTCAAGTTGGAACAGATGATTTCTATGGTCTTGTTTCTAAAAAAGGTTTTGGTCAATCAGCACTTATTCGTTTATCATGGGCATTCTAAAATATATTTTGACCTTTTTGGTTCTTAGTTCATCCGTACACGGATTTTCTCAAATCGCTTTTCGACGTGTTTTTGGTGGAAATGGGTATGATAAGGCTGAAGGAATAGCACAACTTCCAGATAGTAGTTACATTATCACGGGTTCTTCTTCTAGTTTTGAAGATGCTCCCTCACAAGCTTTTTTATTGAAACTGAATAAACAAGGTTTTCATGTTTGGTCAAAAGAATACGGAGGTGCTGAGTTTGAGGAAGGGCGAAGAGTACTTTTCGTTCCCAATTATGGATATTACATTATTGGAACATCTTCGAGTAATGGAAGTGGAGGTTTTGATGGATATGTCGTTTTTACCGATTTAGCTGGAAATAAGCAATGGGAAAAATGGTATGACAACGGAGGTTGGGAACGATTTCATGATGCTATTTTATTATCAGATACAAGTATTGTGATGATGGGCGAAACGGATGCGAATCAGGAACAAAGCCCCGATCAATATTTGGTTCGTATAGATAAGGCTGGAGCCGTTATTTGGAATTATCAAATGGGAGGAGTAGGGGTTGATTATTTCCAGAAAGGAGTTCTCGTGACAGATACTACTTTTTCAGTAGTTGGGACTGGCTATTTAGCGGATTCACTCAAATCAAAAGCTTTTGTTGGTCTTTTTCACAAAGACGGCACGTTGATTTGGGATACATTAGCAGGGAGTAATGGAACGTATCTTTTGAACGATGTACAGTTAGTTTCGAATCAGCTCAAATGCGTTGGTGAGAATATAAAAACGGGGAGGACTGATCAGGATTATTATTTTCTTTTCTTGACGTCACAAGGTGATTTTGTTCAACAAGAAGATATAATAGATGATTATTCGAATAGGTATGTCGGCTTTGTGAATTATACCGCTCTTCCGAGTAATAAGTATTTTCTAACAAGTCAATCAAATAATCCGCAATATTCTTTCCCTGTAGGGGAGGATTTTACCATTACCCGATTTGCAGCTGCATTTTATTGGGATGGATACGGAGTGAATCAGTATAATGCTACTGGCCAAGATCAAGCGAATCATATTATTCAAACAAATGATGGCTTTGCAGTGGTTGTAGGGTATCATTCTGATCCTGGTTTTAGTACCGGTGGAAGCTCTATGTTTGTTGTGAAACTTGGAAATGACAATAATTTTCCTGCAGGAGGGCAGCCAACTATTTATAGCATTTTGAAAGTAGAAGATTTGGAGAACAATTCAACGATTTCTATTTATCCGAATCCATTTACAGAGTCCATTCAAATAGATTCAGAAAATGTTGTTGAATACATGGAGGTTTTGGATTTAACAGGAAAACAGATTTACGTATCTTCTTCTCAAATCACTTCCATTAATACAAGTGATTGGGAAAAAGGAACATATATTATTCGTTGTCAATCAAACGGAGCTTGGTATACGAGTAAGTTACTGAAGTTTTGAGAAGTTCGTATATGAAATGCCTGATTCTTTTCACCTTTCTAATTTGTTTTTTCTTAACAGGATTTTCGCAGGATAGTTTACCAGTTTGAAAAAGGTAAGATCGTATACTACAAAGTGAAGAAATGAAAGAGCGGTATGTTGGAATTCGAATGGATTAATAATAAAATGATGTTGGGAAAAATTGGTGGTGTGTTTTCAGCTTCACTCCTATTGCTTTCTTGTGCAAATGGACATGAATGCGATTGGGAAAAAGCGATTTACTCCGAGTCATGGGACTACGAAGTAGCCACAACTTATCGGGATAAAAAGTATAATGCAACTTACGTTATTCAAACCACGACTGGTAAGAAAATACGATTTAGACCTATTCAGTATATCGTTTCCATGGCAGAACCTGGAGATCGAATTTTTAAGAAACGGAATAGTGAATATGCTTTTTTGATTGACGGCGAAGGAGATTCAATAAGCAGCCGAATTTTTTCTGTTTCTTGCGACTCAATGGTTATTTATGGTAAGAAAACATATTGATAAGAAATGAAAATTGATTTTTTAAGTGATATTAATAGCGTTGATTTTGCTAATAATATGGTACAAATAACTTCCTATACTTCTGAGGAAGTGAAAATGCTTGTCATTCTTCTGAAAGAATTAGTAAGCGGGAGAAGAAACAGTATCAGAACTAACGAAATCGATTTTATTCAAACTGAAAAGTATGTATTGGAATTTAAATCATCCGATGAAAACAGAGGATTGTATAGGGTTTCAGATGAGCGATTTGTATGTGATTTAAATCATGAAGGTTATGAAGAACTAATCAATCTACTAACTCCATTTGAATCGGGTTCGGGAGGTTTTCAGTTTTTAGTTGATCCTTCAGTAAATGATATTGAATTATTGATTTCACCAGGAGGCGAGTGGTAATTTTTAAGTGAATTTACTTCTTCTAGCTAATGCTAACACTTATCTCAACTAGCCATTCCATTGGTCATTCACATTTATAAACGTGAATTAGAAAATTTTAACTTCTTCTTCAATTCCTGCATATTTCTTTTATGTATCTTTTTACTGACTAAATTAAACGTACCTTACTGACTGGGTTGCAGGTTATCGCCATCAATTAAAAAAATGATTGCTATGGAAAAGAAAC from Fluviicola taffensis DSM 16823 carries:
- a CDS encoding T9SS type A sorting domain-containing protein, with the protein product MGILKYILTFLVLSSSVHGFSQIAFRRVFGGNGYDKAEGIAQLPDSSYIITGSSSSFEDAPSQAFLLKLNKQGFHVWSKEYGGAEFEEGRRVLFVPNYGYYIIGTSSSNGSGGFDGYVVFTDLAGNKQWEKWYDNGGWERFHDAILLSDTSIVMMGETDANQEQSPDQYLVRIDKAGAVIWNYQMGGVGVDYFQKGVLVTDTTFSVVGTGYLADSLKSKAFVGLFHKDGTLIWDTLAGSNGTYLLNDVQLVSNQLKCVGENIKTGRTDQDYYFLFLTSQGDFVQQEDIIDDYSNRYVGFVNYTALPSNKYFLTSQSNNPQYSFPVGEDFTITRFAAAFYWDGYGVNQYNATGQDQANHIIQTNDGFAVVVGYHSDPGFSTGGSSMFVVKLGNDNNFPAGGQPTIYSILKVEDLENNSTISIYPNPFTESIQIDSENVVEYMEVLDLTGKQIYVSSSQITSINTSDWEKGTYIIRCQSNGAWYTSKLLKF
- a CDS encoding 3-oxoadipyl-CoA thiolase, with translation MTIKDAYIVAGVRTAIGNFGGTLSPVRADDLGAHVLAELLKKVPNLDAHAIEDVILGCANQAGEDNRNVARMALLLAGYPISVGGETLNRLCASGMSAAVNAARAIQVGAGDIYVAGGVEHMTRGPWVMSKASSPFGRDQQLYDSSFGWRFINPKMEELYGTDAMGMTAENLAELHNISREDQDKFAAWSQEKAAKAQQAGILAEEIVGLSIPRKKQDPLVFDKDEFMRPETNLATLGALRAAFKKDGSVTAGNASGLNDGAAALLLASDQGLKTHNMKPIARIVSAGISGVEPRIMGIGPVEASRKALERAGLTLDQMDVLELNEAFAAQVLACTRTMGIDDNDSRINPNGGAIALGHPLGMSGSRILLAAANQLQRTGGKYALVTMCIGVGQGYATIIERV
- a CDS encoding tetratricopeptide repeat protein — translated: MKKSISLMAGTVFCSFLSFSQAENMTAAEMRYRDSITKLNQNNAAVAASQEAYNKGIELFNKKNFKEAIGSFNKSISSDPNFTAAYYNKGVAENEAEMYMDALKTFTTLIEKQKGYSKAYFQRGRAYQGLSDYLKSEKDYEESIRLDANNPKAYYNYGTLKFLQQDYNAAIKYFTKSIELDPSSPMAYNDRGSCYRMQENYPKAIEDYEAALRKNPNLAFVLNNVGTTKKKMKDYSGALIAFNRAISVDVNFFLAYNNRGVALLEKGSLDDAIKDFEKAMQINPKYAPAASNLAGIYFKRKDFKKAEELASKAIAIDPNYASAYVNRGMAREMLRKMDDACDDWKKASDLGSTEGKTCYSGNCN